One segment of Alnus glutinosa chromosome 2, dhAlnGlut1.1, whole genome shotgun sequence DNA contains the following:
- the LOC133861072 gene encoding alpha/beta hydrolase domain-containing protein VTE7, with protein MFAMTLGSPVPPPASAMGVTMSKKCGSLRVLAGKTGGGGGGGGGTGVVFPSFLPKEVEKIKDPFSRTLAQRIERLPVQIGSSESCIMSSCVKPLIQSETSPVVLLHCFDSSCLEWSSAYPLLEEAGLEAWAIDVLGWGFSDLERLPPCNVVSKRCHLYQLWKSYIKRPMILVGPSLGAAVAIDFAVNYPEAVEKLVLINASVYAEGTGDLAKLPRIVAYALVSLLKSIPLRLYANILAFKGISLATSLDWTNVGRLHCLLPWWKDATINFMSSGGYNVIAQIKQVKQKALVICGEHDQIIRYKQSVRLYCELQDAIMRIIPDCGHLPHVENPRPAAKLIADFSRGDCN; from the exons ATGTTCGCTATGACGTTGGGGTCTCCAGTTCCACCACCTGCATCAGCAATGGGGGTGACCATGTCAAAAAAATGTGGGAGTCTCCGGGTTTTGGCTGGTAAAactggtggaggtggaggtggtggtggtggtacgGGTGTTGTGTTCCCATCATTTCTTCCTAAGGAGGTTGAGAAAATCAAAGATCCATTTTCCCGAACTTTGGCTCAGAGAATAGAGAGGCTTCCTGTACAG ATTGGATCCTCTGAAAGTTGTATAATGAGTAGTTGTGTGAAACCGCTTATACAAAGTGAGACCAGCCCAGTGGTTCTCCTCCATTGTTTTGATAG TTCTTGTTTAGAATGGAGTAGCGCATACCCTTTGCTCGAAGAGGCTGGTTTGGAGGCTTGGGCCATCGATGTTCTTGGATGGGGCTTCTCTGATTTAG AAAGGCTTCCACCATGTAATGTGGTATCCAAGCGTTGCCACCTTTATCAG CTCTGGAAGTCCTACATCAAAAGGCCAATGATATTAGTTGGACCAAGCCTTGGTGCTGCTGTTGCAATTGACTTTGCAGTCAATTATCCAGAAGCT GTTGAAAAGCTGGTTTTGATTAATGCAAGTGTGTATGCAGAAGGCACAGGAGACCTGGCTAAGTTACCTAGAATAGTAGCATATGCTTTG GTTTCTTTATTGAAAAGCATCCCACTACGTCTTTATGCAAATATATTGGCCTTCAAGGGCATTTCATTAGCCACAAGCTTAGATTGGACTAAT GTGGGCCGCTTACACTGTCTACTCCCTTGGTGGAAGGATGCAACCATTAATTTTATGAGTAGCGGGGGCTACAATGTTATTGCCCAAATAAAACAG GTAAAGCAGAAAGCACTTGTCATTTGCGGTGAGCACGATCAAATAATCCGCTACAAGCAATCAGTG AGGCTGTACTGTGAACTTCAGGATGCCATTATGCGGATAATACCTGATTGTGGTCATCTCCCTCATGTCGAGAATCCCAGGCCCGCGGCAAAGTTAATTGCAGACTTTTCTCGAGGTGATTGCAACTGA
- the LOC133859610 gene encoding ribosome biogenesis protein WDR12 homolog produces the protein MDMDGEAEENSRRVQVRFVTKLKPPLKVPPSSIAIPSNLTRLGLSTVVNNLLQAGNLDWKAEPFDFLIDGELVRMSLEKFLLAKGISAEKILEIEYIKAVAPRKEEEPSFHDDWVSAVDGSNPGFIVTGCYDGLARLWKAAGVCTHILEGHSDGVASVGVINREGAESITVATASKDRTLRLWKFNTEEPVNNPIKIRAFKTLRGHRGSVQSVAAQTSGDMVCSGSWDCTINLWQTNDNTDGDLSIKKRKVNDHADESQLEGEAVSTLVGHTQCVSSVVWPEHETIYSASWDHSVRRWDVETGKDLSDIFCGKVLSCVDVGGEGATLIAAGGSDPILRIWDPRKPGTSAPVFQFSSHTSWVSACKWHKKSWFHLVSASYDGKVMLWDLRTAWPLAVIESHEDKVLCADWWRGDSVISGGADSKLCISSGIPVL, from the exons ATGGATATGGATGGGGAAGCCGAAGAGAATTCAAGGCGGGTCCAAGTGCGGTTCGTGACGAAGCTCAAACCTCCCCTCAAAGTTCCTCCTTCGTCGATTGCCATCCCTTCCAATCTCACCAGACTGGGCCTCTCCACCGTTGTCAACAATCTTCTCCAAGCCG GAAATCTTGATTGGAAAGCTGAGCCCTTTGATTTTCTGATTGATGGCGAGCTGGTGCGGATGTCGCTTGAAAAGTTTCTTCTTGCCAAGGGCATTTCGGCG GAAAAGATATTGGAAATCGAATATATAAAGGCCGTGGCCCCacggaaagaagaagaaccttCATTTCACGATGACTGGGTCAGTGCAGTCGATGGTTCTAATCCTGG GTTCATTGTGACTGGGTGCTATGATGGTTTAGCAAG GCTTTGGAAAGCTGCTGGAGTGTGTACACATATATTGGAAGGACATTCTGATGGAGTTGCTTCTGTTGGTGTCATCAACCGAGAAG GTGCTGAAAGTATTACTGTGGCCACTGCTTCAAAAGATCGCACCCTGCGGCTGTGGAAG TTTAATACGGAGGAGCCCGTAAATAATCCAATCAAAATAAGAGCATTCAAAACTTTGCGTGGACATAGAGGATCAGTGCAAAGTGTTGCAGCACAGACTTCTGGAGACATG GTTTGTTCAGGTTCTTGGGATTGCACGATCAATTTATGGCAGACAAATGACAACACTGATGGTGATCTGTCAATTAAGAAGAGAAAAGTGAATGACCACGCTGATGAATCTCAATTGGAG GGGGAGGCTGTATCCACACTTGTAGGCCATACGCAATGTGTATCTTCTGTGGTATGGCCAGAGCATGAAACAATTTATTCTGCATCATGGGATCATTCTGTTAGAAGATGGGATGTCGAGACAGGCAAAGATTTGTCAGACATA TTTTGTGGGAAAGTTCTCAGCTGCGTTGATGTTGGAGGTGAAGGTGCTACTCTCATTGCAGCTGGTGGTTCTGACCCCATTCTTAGGATATGGGATCCTCGTAAACCAG GAACTTCTGCTCCGGTCTTTCAGTTCTCATCTCACACTTCTTGGGTTTCGGCTTGCAAGTGGCATAAAAAATCTTGGTTTCATTTAGTTTCAGCATCTTATGATGGGAAAGTAATGCTATGGGATCTAAGAACTGCG TGGCCTCTAGCTGTCATTGAGTCGCATGAAGACAAG GTACTATGTGCTGACTGGTGGAGAGGTGACAGCGTGATTAGTGGTGGTGCAGACTCAAAGCTCTGCATTTCTTCTGGAATTCCTGTGCTATAA